A region of Pyxidicoccus parkwaysis DNA encodes the following proteins:
- a CDS encoding SLC13 family permease has protein sequence MTIAIVLGIVVVALVLFSIDAIPIEVSSLVVVCLLALTRVLTPTQAFEGFSNDTVIFIFTLLAMTQGLASTGVVQLIGQRLAFFARFGHQTFVMAMMVAVAAFSSVISNTVTTAAFLPVAIGAAQRAKVPKSKVLLPLAYASMLGGMIFLYGTSTNLVVSAALQRMGMSAIGVAELAPVGFPLCVIGILVVVLLAPLLLPAREGQGGVEDWTLRDYLTEAMLPSDSRYIGKELADITEGLGLRVIGVLRNGQTLPAVPTYRLQGDERLIVEGHREDILRVKDLRGIEIRPDVRLSDSELSDKDTVLIEASVPLGSTLVGRSLKETLFLERYGLVALALHRAPAIQRVTKLQLLGRIFGERSMSTLPLSVGDVLLLRGPKEKVSELAGGANLVVLGGHEYQPPRHGKALLAVVLFLGALAAGSLDVVPLSVAGLTGMLAMIATGCVDARIAFRVDWRVVLLIGSMMALGLAMEESGAGKFIGDAVARLGAYGGPRTVMGLLMVLTILLSAPMSNQAAALVVLPVALNAAQQLGVDPRPFAMGVTLAASCSFITPLEPSCVLVYGPGHYRFTDFFRLGTPLTALLLAALVVAVPWVWPFEKAAHDAPARGTPVSVVAAAKPGP, from the coding sequence ATGACCATCGCCATCGTCCTCGGCATCGTCGTCGTCGCGCTGGTGCTGTTCTCCATCGACGCCATCCCCATCGAGGTCAGCTCGCTCGTGGTGGTGTGCCTGCTGGCGCTGACCCGGGTGCTCACGCCGACGCAGGCCTTCGAGGGATTCAGCAACGACACCGTCATCTTCATCTTCACCCTGCTCGCCATGACGCAGGGGCTTGCCTCCACGGGCGTGGTGCAGCTCATCGGCCAGCGCCTGGCCTTCTTCGCCCGCTTCGGCCACCAGACCTTCGTCATGGCGATGATGGTCGCCGTCGCCGCCTTCTCATCCGTCATCTCCAACACCGTGACGACGGCGGCCTTCCTGCCCGTGGCCATCGGCGCCGCGCAGCGCGCGAAGGTGCCCAAGAGCAAGGTGCTCCTGCCGCTGGCCTACGCGTCGATGCTGGGCGGCATGATTTTCCTCTACGGCACGTCCACCAACCTCGTCGTGTCCGCGGCGCTGCAGCGCATGGGCATGTCCGCCATCGGCGTGGCGGAGCTGGCGCCGGTGGGATTCCCCCTCTGCGTCATCGGCATCCTCGTGGTGGTGCTGCTGGCACCGCTGCTCCTGCCGGCGCGCGAGGGGCAGGGTGGCGTGGAGGACTGGACGCTGCGCGACTACCTCACCGAGGCCATGCTGCCGTCGGACTCGCGCTACATCGGCAAGGAGCTGGCAGACATCACCGAAGGACTGGGCCTGCGCGTCATCGGCGTCCTGCGCAACGGGCAGACGCTCCCGGCGGTGCCGACCTACCGCCTCCAGGGAGACGAGCGCCTCATCGTCGAGGGCCACCGCGAGGACATCCTCCGCGTGAAGGACCTGCGCGGCATCGAAATCCGTCCGGACGTGAGGCTCTCGGACTCCGAGCTGAGCGACAAGGACACCGTGCTCATCGAAGCCAGCGTGCCCCTGGGCAGCACCCTGGTGGGACGCAGCCTGAAGGAGACGCTGTTCCTGGAGCGCTATGGCCTCGTCGCGCTGGCGCTGCACCGGGCCCCGGCGATTCAACGCGTCACCAAGTTGCAACTGCTGGGACGCATCTTCGGCGAGCGCTCGATGTCGACGCTGCCGCTGTCGGTGGGCGACGTGCTGCTGCTGCGCGGCCCGAAGGAGAAGGTGTCGGAGCTGGCGGGCGGCGCCAACCTCGTGGTGCTGGGCGGTCACGAGTACCAGCCGCCGCGCCACGGCAAGGCGCTGCTCGCGGTGGTGCTCTTCCTCGGCGCGCTGGCGGCGGGTTCGCTGGATGTGGTGCCGCTGTCGGTGGCCGGGCTCACCGGCATGCTGGCGATGATTGCCACCGGCTGCGTGGACGCGCGCATCGCCTTCCGCGTGGACTGGCGCGTGGTGCTGCTCATCGGCTCCATGATGGCGCTGGGCCTGGCCATGGAGGAGAGCGGCGCGGGGAAGTTCATCGGCGACGCGGTGGCGAGGCTGGGCGCTTACGGCGGCCCGCGCACGGTGATGGGGCTGCTGATGGTGCTGACCATCCTCCTGTCCGCGCCCATGAGCAACCAGGCCGCGGCGCTGGTGGTGCTGCCGGTGGCCCTCAATGCCGCGCAGCAGCTCGGCGTGGACCCTCGGCCCTTCGCCATGGGCGTGACGCTGGCGGCGAGCTGCTCGTTCATCACCCCGCTGGAGCCCAGCTGTGTGCTCGTCTACGGCCCGGGCCACTACCGCTTCACGGACTTCTTCCGCCTCGGCACGCCGCTCACCGCGCTGCTGCTGGCCGCGCTCGTGGTGGCAGTGCCCTGGGTGTGGCCCTTCGAGAAGGCCGCGCACGACGCGCCCGCGCGCGGGACACCGGTGAGTGTCGTGGCCGCCGCGAAGCCGGGACCCTGA
- a CDS encoding Rpn family recombination-promoting nuclease/putative transposase — protein MSGPHDLFVRYTFGHPERAAAELRAVLPAPIVSAVDWTSLRREPGSVVDPELRETESDLLFTARLRTGESLLLYVLLEHQSTVDRWMALRMLRYVVRQLERWRQEHPDSTVLPPILPLVMYHGPEGAWTAPRRVEELFALPGQGRARWRALMPRFEYQLDDLTAEREEALRERPGPPLVRLAWLALRYGRSKVLARKLPEWVALFAQVHAGPEGAEGLAVLVRYLLLTGDDATQEATGRVLHSVLGEQRTEELMRSYGEKLIERGLQQGMARGREEGLAQGLTRARAEDILRILAAHGVQVDEATRQRVLTCTDMATLDRWFDKSLNAATLTSVLVELSQ, from the coding sequence ATGTCTGGCCCGCACGACCTCTTCGTCCGCTACACCTTCGGCCATCCAGAGCGGGCCGCGGCCGAGCTGCGCGCCGTGCTGCCCGCGCCAATCGTCTCGGCGGTGGACTGGACGTCTCTGCGCCGGGAGCCCGGCAGCGTCGTGGACCCGGAACTGCGAGAAACCGAGAGCGACCTGCTCTTCACGGCACGCCTGCGCACGGGTGAGTCGCTGCTGCTGTACGTGTTGCTGGAGCACCAGTCCACGGTGGACCGGTGGATGGCGCTGCGCATGCTGCGCTACGTGGTGCGCCAATTGGAGCGCTGGCGTCAGGAGCATCCGGACAGCACCGTGCTCCCGCCCATCCTCCCGCTCGTCATGTACCACGGGCCGGAAGGGGCCTGGACGGCACCGCGTCGCGTGGAGGAGCTCTTCGCGCTGCCCGGTCAGGGACGGGCACGGTGGCGGGCGCTGATGCCGCGCTTCGAGTACCAGTTGGATGACCTGACGGCGGAGCGGGAGGAGGCGCTGAGGGAGCGCCCCGGTCCGCCCCTGGTCCGGCTGGCATGGCTCGCATTGCGGTACGGACGCAGCAAGGTGCTGGCGCGGAAACTGCCGGAGTGGGTGGCGCTCTTCGCGCAGGTGCACGCAGGTCCGGAAGGCGCGGAAGGACTGGCGGTGCTCGTCCGGTACCTCCTGTTGACTGGAGACGACGCGACGCAGGAAGCAACCGGACGGGTGTTACATTCGGTGCTGGGTGAGCAGCGTACGGAGGAACTGATGCGGAGCTACGGCGAGAAACTCATCGAGCGGGGACTCCAGCAAGGTATGGCGAGAGGCCGTGAGGAGGGACTGGCACAGGGACTGACCCGCGCACGTGCCGAGGACATCCTGCGGATCCTGGCCGCGCACGGCGTGCAGGTGGACGAAGCGACCCGGCAGCGCGTCCTCACGTGCACGGACATGGCCACGCTGGACCGCTGGTTCGACAAATCCCTGAATGCCGCCACCCTCACCTCGGTGCTCGTCGAACTGTCGCAGTAG
- a CDS encoding phosphoenolpyruvate carboxykinase (GTP) codes for MASTQAAAVGEKAPTKNPTLLAWVAKMAQMTQPDNIVWCDGSEEEKKRLTDQAVKEGILIPLNQQKRPGCYLHRSNPNDVARVEHLTFICTPNKTDAGPTNNWMDPDEAYTKLGQHFDGAMKGRTMYVVPYAMGPIGSPFTKIGVELTDSVYVVLNMRIMARMGKQALDMLGDSDDFNRGLHSTGDVNPDRRYICHFPQDNTIWSFGSGYGGNVLLGKKCLALRIGSYLGREEGWLAEHMLILGVTSPKGETTYVAAAFPSACGKTNFAMMIPPAEYKGWKIETVGDDIAWMRPGPDGRLYAINPEAGYFGVVPGTNYKTNPNAMETIAKDTLFTNVAMTPDGDVWWEGKDGEVPDELTDWQGRPWKKGSTEKAAHPNSRFTAPMANNPALSSHANDPMGVPISALIFGGRRSNTVPLVIQAFNWTHGVFLGATMGSETTAAATGKVGVVRRDPMAMLPFCGYHMGDYLQHWLDMQKAIPQLPKIFQVNWFRQDKNGKFVWPGFGDNMRVLEWIVNRVHGRVPTKETLLGWVPRADEGLNLKGLDISPEAVTEATSIKEDEWKAELKSQEVFFEQLGTKAPEALMLQRKLLISRLET; via the coding sequence ATGGCTTCGACGCAAGCGGCGGCTGTGGGTGAGAAGGCCCCCACGAAGAACCCCACGCTCCTGGCCTGGGTGGCCAAGATGGCCCAGATGACCCAGCCGGACAACATCGTCTGGTGTGACGGCTCCGAGGAGGAGAAGAAGCGGCTGACGGACCAGGCGGTGAAGGAAGGCATCCTCATCCCGCTCAACCAGCAGAAGCGCCCCGGCTGCTATCTGCACCGTTCGAACCCCAACGACGTGGCGCGCGTCGAGCACCTCACGTTCATCTGCACGCCCAACAAGACCGACGCCGGCCCCACCAACAACTGGATGGACCCGGACGAGGCCTACACCAAGCTGGGCCAGCACTTCGACGGCGCCATGAAGGGCCGCACCATGTACGTGGTGCCCTACGCCATGGGCCCCATTGGCAGCCCCTTCACCAAGATTGGCGTCGAGCTGACCGACAGCGTCTACGTCGTGCTGAACATGCGGATCATGGCCCGCATGGGCAAGCAGGCGCTGGACATGCTGGGTGACAGCGACGACTTCAACCGCGGCCTGCACAGCACCGGCGATGTGAATCCGGACCGCCGCTACATCTGCCACTTCCCCCAGGACAACACCATCTGGAGCTTCGGCTCGGGATATGGCGGCAACGTGCTGCTCGGGAAGAAATGCCTCGCGCTGCGCATCGGCAGCTACCTGGGTCGCGAGGAGGGCTGGCTCGCCGAGCACATGCTCATCCTCGGCGTCACCAGCCCCAAGGGTGAGACCACCTACGTCGCCGCCGCCTTCCCGTCCGCGTGCGGCAAGACGAACTTCGCGATGATGATTCCTCCGGCCGAGTACAAGGGCTGGAAGATTGAGACTGTCGGCGACGACATCGCCTGGATGCGCCCCGGTCCGGATGGCCGCCTGTACGCCATCAACCCGGAGGCCGGCTACTTCGGCGTGGTGCCCGGCACCAACTACAAGACCAACCCCAACGCGATGGAGACCATCGCGAAGGACACCCTCTTCACCAACGTGGCGATGACGCCGGACGGTGACGTGTGGTGGGAGGGCAAGGACGGCGAGGTGCCGGACGAGCTCACCGACTGGCAGGGCCGCCCCTGGAAGAAGGGCAGCACGGAGAAGGCGGCGCACCCGAACAGCCGCTTCACCGCGCCCATGGCGAACAACCCGGCGCTGAGCTCCCACGCCAACGACCCGATGGGCGTTCCCATCTCCGCCCTCATCTTCGGCGGCCGCCGCTCCAACACCGTCCCGCTGGTCATCCAGGCCTTCAACTGGACGCACGGCGTGTTCCTCGGCGCCACCATGGGCAGCGAGACGACGGCCGCCGCCACCGGCAAGGTCGGCGTCGTGCGCAGAGACCCCATGGCCATGCTGCCCTTCTGCGGCTACCACATGGGCGACTACCTCCAGCACTGGCTGGACATGCAGAAGGCCATTCCCCAGCTGCCGAAGATCTTCCAGGTCAACTGGTTCCGGCAGGACAAGAACGGCAAGTTCGTCTGGCCGGGCTTCGGGGACAACATGCGCGTGCTCGAGTGGATTGTGAACCGCGTCCACGGCCGCGTCCCCACCAAGGAGACGCTGCTGGGCTGGGTGCCGCGCGCCGACGAGGGCCTCAACCTCAAGGGCCTGGACATCTCCCCCGAGGCCGTCACCGAGGCCACCTCCATCAAGGAGGACGAGTGGAAGGCCGAGCTGAAGAGCCAGGAGGTCTTCTTCGAGCAGCTCGGCACCAAGGCCCCCGAGGCCCTGATGCTGCAGCGCAAGCTGCTCATCTCGCGCCTGGAGACCTGA
- a CDS encoding tetratricopeptide repeat protein, translating into MRLAFVLTAALALAPPVAFAQRGGTKNPTVLIREGEKLYGAGKYKEAAEALKKAHELAPNPKLIYNIAVALENAGELREALSWYQQYVGSTEGTDPTLLKRSARGIDRIQVLLKKEEQAQASADAEREKLQAEAGAARKRAEEEQLAARRAEEENQRRQQAEYARALKAYKRDRIISFTVGGVAVAGVAAGVLMGMQARDAREKFDAATNLKDKETFADDTKSKALLADIGFGVGLAGAITAIILYPKEGPPAEGEVRVTLAPRGAGAGMEVSF; encoded by the coding sequence ATGAGACTGGCCTTTGTGTTGACGGCGGCCCTCGCGCTGGCGCCTCCGGTGGCGTTCGCCCAGCGCGGCGGTACGAAGAACCCGACGGTGCTCATCCGCGAGGGTGAGAAGCTGTACGGGGCGGGCAAGTACAAGGAGGCGGCGGAGGCGCTGAAGAAGGCGCACGAGCTCGCCCCCAACCCGAAGCTCATCTACAACATCGCCGTCGCCCTGGAGAACGCGGGCGAGCTGCGCGAGGCGCTCTCCTGGTACCAGCAGTACGTCGGCAGCACGGAGGGCACGGACCCCACGCTGCTCAAGCGCAGCGCGCGCGGCATCGACCGCATCCAGGTCCTCCTCAAGAAGGAGGAGCAGGCGCAGGCCAGCGCGGACGCGGAGCGCGAGAAGCTCCAGGCGGAAGCGGGAGCGGCGCGCAAGCGCGCGGAGGAGGAGCAGCTCGCGGCCCGGCGCGCCGAGGAGGAGAACCAGCGCCGCCAGCAGGCCGAGTACGCGCGAGCGCTGAAGGCCTACAAGCGGGACCGCATCATCTCCTTCACGGTGGGCGGAGTCGCGGTGGCCGGCGTGGCCGCGGGCGTCCTCATGGGCATGCAGGCGCGCGACGCGCGGGAGAAGTTCGACGCCGCCACCAACCTGAAGGACAAGGAGACCTTCGCGGACGACACGAAGAGCAAGGCCTTGCTCGCGGACATCGGCTTCGGCGTGGGGCTGGCGGGGGCGATTACCGCCATCATCCTCTACCCGAAGGAAGGGCCGCCCGCGGAGGGCGAGGTGCGGGTGACGCTGGCGCCGCGTGGCGCCGGTGCCGGAATGGAGGTCAGCTTCTGA
- a CDS encoding ABC transporter substrate-binding protein, with the protein MRALGLLTCGTLLLAGCSFTTAGGLTECETSSDCDTAQVCNAGYCLPQPVGCGDVFGPTSNTNTIALGAALPLTTSEGKDESEEQALNSIKLAMEEVNQREGINGRQFILYICDTKSDKDRAREQAEWLVKEKGVPVVFTSGSAQTIAASSATIAAGALLMTHTATSPDIATLTDKASNGVGLVWRTAPSDTLQGRVIGDLLQGTIAVTGDATAFANTNKVTLAYVDDPYGQGLSANVLRRLTKPVVNSAKYNRNADVAPAVTAINTQQPDVAVLVGFTEDNAKIITQLATQGRTTQKWFFTDAGKDLGLFTNLGTNKALVEGSYGTAPAQARPDNDEYKQFRSRFQTTYGKDPGQFSFTTHAYDAMYLVALGTAYAAGPDASKPQAITGARIAEGLTHVTPAPGVTAPSYALGFSDFISARDAMRSGNTINVRGASGNLDFNNETGEAPSEYELWKIENGTFRTVQLINPPTD; encoded by the coding sequence ATGCGCGCGCTGGGACTCTTGACGTGCGGCACCCTGCTGCTGGCGGGCTGCAGCTTCACCACCGCCGGTGGTCTCACCGAGTGCGAGACGAGCTCGGACTGTGACACCGCGCAGGTGTGCAACGCGGGCTACTGCCTGCCCCAACCGGTGGGCTGTGGCGACGTGTTCGGCCCCACCTCCAACACGAACACGATTGCGCTGGGCGCCGCGCTGCCGCTGACGACGTCGGAGGGCAAGGACGAGTCGGAGGAGCAGGCGCTCAACTCCATCAAGCTGGCGATGGAAGAGGTCAACCAGCGCGAGGGCATCAACGGCCGGCAGTTCATCCTGTACATCTGCGACACCAAGTCCGACAAGGACCGGGCCCGCGAGCAGGCCGAGTGGCTGGTGAAGGAGAAGGGCGTGCCGGTGGTCTTCACCTCCGGCAGCGCGCAGACGATTGCCGCCTCCAGCGCCACCATCGCCGCGGGCGCACTGCTGATGACGCACACCGCGACGAGCCCGGACATCGCCACGCTGACGGACAAGGCGTCCAACGGCGTGGGCCTGGTGTGGCGCACGGCGCCCTCGGACACGCTGCAGGGCCGCGTCATCGGTGACCTGCTCCAGGGCACCATCGCCGTGACAGGCGACGCGACGGCCTTCGCCAACACGAACAAGGTGACGCTGGCCTACGTGGACGACCCGTATGGCCAGGGCCTGTCCGCCAACGTGCTCCGGCGGCTGACGAAGCCGGTGGTGAACTCGGCGAAGTACAACCGCAATGCGGACGTGGCTCCGGCGGTGACGGCCATCAACACCCAGCAGCCCGACGTCGCGGTGCTGGTGGGCTTCACCGAGGACAACGCGAAAATCATCACCCAGCTCGCTACCCAGGGCCGCACCACGCAGAAGTGGTTCTTCACGGACGCCGGCAAGGACCTGGGCCTGTTCACCAACCTGGGTACCAACAAGGCCCTGGTGGAGGGCTCCTACGGCACGGCTCCAGCCCAGGCCCGTCCGGACAACGACGAGTACAAGCAGTTCCGCAGCCGCTTCCAGACCACGTACGGCAAGGACCCGGGGCAGTTCTCCTTCACCACGCACGCGTATGACGCCATGTACCTCGTCGCGCTGGGCACGGCCTACGCGGCGGGCCCGGATGCCAGCAAGCCGCAGGCGATTACGGGTGCACGCATCGCCGAGGGACTGACGCACGTGACGCCGGCCCCGGGCGTCACCGCGCCCTCCTACGCCCTGGGCTTCAGCGACTTCATCAGTGCACGGGACGCCATGCGCAGCGGCAACACCATCAACGTCCGGGGCGCCAGCGGCAACCTGGACTTCAACAACGAGACGGGAGAGGCCCCGTCCGAGTACGAGCTGTGGAAGATTGAGAACGGCACCTTCCGGACGGTGCAGCTCATCAACCCGCCGACGGACTGA
- a CDS encoding pyridoxal phosphate-dependent aminotransferase, which produces MSGFSARSDFSRTPNPLAEALSRHRARGLPLLDLTESNPTRAGLPAPEEALLAPPGACGYTPEALGLPSARGALAAHLTARGAAVAPEHLVLTASTSEAYGWLFKLLCEPGDNVLVPAPSYPLFEHLARLEGVEVKPYRLPRAHGFGLDVDEVEAARDARTRAVLVVNPGNPTGHYLHEGELAALADACARHGLALVSDEVFSDYAWDAEPARVATVAGRALPALTFALSGLSKVAGLPGLKLGWMHVGGPASLRDEALARLEWLTDTYLPVGTPVQLALPALLTQHVPRFQAAVLERVRGNRRRLFQARPADATWDVVPAHGGWSAVLRIPREPGEEATCLALLDAGVLVQPGFFYDFGGGAFLVLSLLPQPEVFAAAVDVLARVLSPSAG; this is translated from the coding sequence GTGAGCGGCTTCTCCGCCCGCTCCGACTTCTCCCGCACCCCGAACCCGCTGGCCGAGGCCCTCTCTCGGCATCGCGCCCGCGGGCTCCCGCTGTTGGACCTCACGGAGTCCAACCCCACCCGAGCAGGGCTGCCCGCCCCCGAGGAGGCCCTGCTCGCCCCGCCCGGCGCCTGTGGCTACACGCCGGAAGCCCTGGGCCTCCCCTCCGCGCGCGGCGCCCTGGCGGCGCACCTGACGGCCCGGGGCGCGGCCGTGGCCCCCGAGCACCTGGTGCTGACGGCCAGCACCAGCGAGGCCTACGGCTGGCTCTTCAAGCTCTTGTGCGAGCCCGGGGACAACGTCCTCGTCCCCGCGCCCAGCTACCCCCTCTTCGAGCACCTCGCGCGCCTGGAGGGCGTGGAGGTGAAGCCCTACCGCCTGCCCCGCGCGCACGGCTTCGGCCTGGACGTGGACGAGGTGGAGGCCGCGCGCGACGCCCGCACCCGCGCGGTGCTCGTCGTCAACCCCGGCAACCCCACCGGCCACTACCTGCACGAGGGCGAGCTGGCGGCGCTGGCGGACGCGTGCGCGCGCCACGGGCTGGCGCTGGTGTCCGACGAAGTCTTCAGCGACTACGCCTGGGACGCCGAGCCCGCGCGCGTGGCCACCGTGGCCGGACGCGCGCTGCCCGCGCTGACCTTCGCCCTGTCCGGGCTCTCGAAGGTGGCGGGCCTGCCCGGCCTCAAGCTGGGGTGGATGCACGTGGGCGGGCCGGCCTCGCTGCGCGACGAGGCCCTGGCCCGGCTGGAGTGGCTGACGGACACGTACCTGCCGGTGGGCACGCCCGTGCAGCTCGCGCTGCCGGCGTTGCTGACGCAGCACGTGCCCCGCTTCCAGGCCGCGGTGCTGGAGCGGGTGAGGGGCAACCGGCGGCGGCTCTTCCAGGCCCGGCCGGCGGACGCCACGTGGGACGTGGTGCCCGCGCACGGCGGCTGGAGCGCGGTGCTGCGGATTCCCCGGGAGCCGGGGGAGGAGGCCACCTGCCTCGCCCTGCTGGACGCGGGCGTGCTGGTGCAACCGGGGTTCTTCTACGACTTTGGCGGCGGCGCCTTCCTCGTGCTGTCGCTGCTACCGCAGCCCGAGGTATTCGCCGCCGCCGTGGACGTGCTGGCGCGGGTGCTCAGTCCGTCGGCGGGTTGA
- the bioD gene encoding dethiobiotin synthase has translation MASRKPFQVFVTGTDTGVGKTQTSCALLSLLADAGLEPQGFKPYESGCASLRAPSDTLAMREAARSTLPVDALCPHRFRAPLAPGVAARRLGREPDWDVTLAAWEKLRHGNTVVEGAGGLFVPLDSKHDVIDLIATLRLPVLLVARAGLGTLNHTALSLQALAARRIPVKAVLLSRSTQAKDPSERDNRQLLEQRHGVPVLGPVPYLPDARRRHAAFRQALRALVP, from the coding sequence GTGGCCAGCCGTAAGCCCTTTCAAGTCTTCGTCACCGGCACCGACACCGGCGTGGGCAAGACGCAGACCTCCTGCGCGCTGCTGTCCCTCCTCGCCGACGCGGGCCTCGAGCCCCAGGGCTTCAAGCCCTACGAGAGCGGCTGCGCGTCGCTGCGCGCGCCCTCGGACACGCTGGCCATGCGCGAGGCCGCGCGCAGCACGCTGCCCGTGGACGCGCTCTGCCCCCACCGCTTCCGCGCGCCCCTGGCTCCCGGTGTGGCCGCGCGGCGCCTGGGCCGCGAGCCGGACTGGGACGTCACCCTGGCCGCCTGGGAGAAGCTGCGCCATGGCAACACGGTGGTGGAGGGCGCCGGCGGCCTCTTCGTGCCCCTCGACTCGAAGCACGACGTCATCGACCTCATCGCCACGCTGCGCCTGCCCGTGCTGCTCGTCGCTCGCGCGGGCCTGGGCACGCTCAACCACACGGCGCTGTCGCTCCAGGCGCTCGCCGCGCGGCGCATCCCCGTGAAGGCCGTGCTGCTGTCGCGGAGCACGCAGGCGAAGGACCCATCAGAGCGCGACAACCGTCAACTTCTCGAGCAGCGCCACGGCGTGCCGGTGCTGGGCCCGGTGCCGTACCTTCCTGACGCGCGCCGACGGCACGCCGCGTTCCGCCAGGCCCTGCGCGCGCTGGTGCCCTGA
- the bioF gene encoding 8-amino-7-oxononanoate synthase produces the protein MHAGAPGPVAVVGHAASVAASWARDDLAALSARGLRRHLEPLDSPQGPVVRVGGETLVNFSSNDYLGLASSPSVRAAAAAALERYGMGTGASRLVVGDTSAHHRLEARLAAFERAEAVLLFNSGYAANTGILPALVGPGDAVFSDALNHASLVDGCRLSRARVVVYPHADVEALSRALADTPARRKLVVTDTVFSMDGDVAPLREIVEACEAHGAALMVDEAHATGVLGARGAGLCEELGLESRVELRMGTLSKALGGMGAYVATSRVVADLLVSRARPFVFSTALPAALCAAAEAAVDAVEGDPALRERLWRNIRRFADGLRALGLKAEARSAVFPVILGEPERALDAARRLREAGVLVKAIRPPTVPEGTSRLRFCLSAAHTVGHVDLALDALRRVGVHHRGQP, from the coding sequence ATGCATGCCGGCGCTCCGGGCCCTGTCGCCGTGGTGGGCCATGCCGCGAGCGTGGCCGCTTCGTGGGCCCGTGACGACCTCGCGGCCCTCTCCGCGCGAGGCCTGCGCCGCCACCTCGAGCCGCTCGATTCGCCCCAGGGCCCCGTGGTCCGCGTGGGCGGCGAGACGCTGGTCAACTTCTCGTCCAACGACTACCTCGGGCTGGCCTCGTCGCCATCCGTGCGTGCCGCCGCCGCAGCCGCGCTGGAGCGCTACGGCATGGGCACCGGCGCCAGCCGGCTCGTGGTGGGCGACACGTCCGCGCACCACCGGCTGGAGGCCCGCCTCGCCGCCTTCGAACGCGCTGAGGCCGTGCTCCTCTTCAACAGCGGCTATGCCGCCAACACCGGCATCCTCCCCGCGCTGGTGGGGCCCGGCGACGCCGTCTTCTCCGACGCCCTCAACCACGCCTCCCTGGTGGACGGCTGCCGCCTGTCGCGCGCCCGCGTCGTCGTCTATCCGCACGCGGACGTGGAGGCGCTCTCGCGCGCTCTCGCGGACACGCCCGCGCGCCGCAAGCTGGTGGTGACGGACACCGTCTTCTCCATGGACGGCGATGTGGCCCCGCTGCGTGAAATCGTCGAGGCGTGTGAGGCCCACGGCGCCGCATTGATGGTGGACGAGGCCCACGCCACCGGCGTGCTGGGCGCTCGCGGCGCGGGCCTGTGCGAGGAGCTGGGCCTGGAGTCGCGCGTGGAGTTGCGCATGGGCACGCTCAGCAAGGCGCTGGGCGGCATGGGCGCGTACGTGGCCACCTCACGCGTGGTGGCGGACCTGCTGGTGTCGCGCGCGCGGCCCTTCGTCTTCTCCACCGCGCTACCCGCCGCGCTCTGTGCCGCCGCCGAGGCCGCGGTGGACGCCGTGGAGGGCGACCCGGCCCTGCGCGAGCGGCTGTGGCGCAACATCCGCCGCTTCGCCGACGGCCTGCGCGCCCTGGGCCTCAAGGCCGAGGCCCGCAGCGCCGTGTTCCCCGTCATCCTCGGCGAGCCCGAGCGCGCCCTCGACGCCGCGCGCCGCCTGCGCGAGGCCGGCGTGCTGGTGAAGGCCATCCGCCCGCCCACCGTGCCCGAGGGCACCAGCCGCCTGCGCTTCTGTCTCTCCGCCGCCCACACCGTGGGCCATGTCGACCTGGCGCTGGACGCCTTGCGCCGGGTGGGGGTTCACCACCGTGGCCAGCCGTAA